Proteins encoded in a region of the Geobacillus genomosp. 3 genome:
- a CDS encoding MBL fold metallo-hydrolase, with protein sequence MAHTEIEAVGNGVYRVPIPVPFPMKYVYCYVCQEADGWSLVDVGFRCPEAMRAWEAVFRQLGIKPRHVRAIYITHFHPDHFGLAGWMQQQTEAPIWISEPDYAMAERVWGEESSQASEIAALFRRHGVPDELVSEIEENMWKLSLRVSPFPVLTVLDSREIVLGQQRWTVIPVPGHSDGLVSFYQPESRQLIVSDHVLDHITPNISVWPGAHPNPLEQYFASLRKVEELDVHVALPAHGAVIRQFRERIGDIFRHHEQRLQKMKALTDKGRTAYEVADLVFGHKSLTAHQWRFAVAETLAHLEYLRSTGQVQQDEHHGVIVYVS encoded by the coding sequence ATGGCACATACGGAAATTGAAGCGGTGGGAAATGGGGTGTATCGCGTTCCGATTCCCGTTCCGTTTCCGATGAAATATGTGTATTGTTATGTATGTCAAGAAGCGGATGGGTGGAGTTTGGTCGACGTCGGATTTCGTTGTCCTGAGGCCATGCGCGCTTGGGAAGCGGTGTTCCGGCAATTAGGGATCAAGCCGCGGCACGTTCGCGCCATTTATATCACCCATTTCCACCCTGACCATTTTGGTCTTGCCGGTTGGATGCAGCAGCAGACGGAAGCGCCGATATGGATCAGCGAACCGGATTATGCGATGGCCGAACGGGTGTGGGGGGAAGAGAGCTCCCAAGCGAGCGAAATCGCTGCACTATTTCGCCGCCATGGCGTTCCGGATGAACTTGTGTCGGAAATCGAAGAGAACATGTGGAAACTGTCATTGCGCGTCAGCCCGTTTCCGGTGTTGACGGTTTTAGATAGCCGCGAAATTGTGCTAGGGCAGCAGCGCTGGACGGTCATCCCGGTTCCGGGACATAGTGATGGGCTTGTGAGTTTTTATCAGCCGGAATCGCGTCAACTGATCGTCTCTGATCACGTGCTGGACCACATTACTCCGAACATTAGTGTATGGCCGGGCGCCCACCCGAATCCGTTGGAGCAATATTTCGCTTCTTTGCGTAAAGTGGAGGAGCTGGATGTTCACGTTGCCCTGCCCGCCCATGGCGCAGTAATTCGTCAATTTCGTGAGCGGATTGGCGATATTTTCCGCCATCATGAACAACGGTTACAAAAGATGAAAGCGCTGACAGATAAAGGGCGAACCGCCTATGAAGTGGCTGATCTTGTGTTCGGCCATAAGTCGTTGACGGCCCACCAATGGCGGTTTGCAGTGGCGGAAACGTTAGCGCACTTAGAATATTTACGATCCACCGGTCAAGTTCAACAAGACGAGCATCACGGTGTGATCGTGTATGTATCATGA
- a CDS encoding PaaX family transcriptional regulator C-terminal domain-containing protein, translating into MKPRALMFTLFGEYIQHYGNEVWIGSLIQMMSHFGISESSIRGAALRMVQQEFFEVRKIGNNSYYSLTPKGKRTMMDGFTRVYSLRNYKWDGRWRVLTYSVPEEKRELRSQIRKELSLMGFGLISHGTWASPNPIEPQVMEWIKDYHLEPYVMLFTADSIVSHSNEQIIERGWDFAHIAKEYDQFIETYGRKYEEFQKRAWNNELTDRECFIERTRLVHEYRSFFFIDPGFPHDLLPDDWSGTRARELFFNVHQLLAIPAIRYFETLFEPAPDREETFNRDKAINPFMEMI; encoded by the coding sequence ATGAAGCCAAGGGCACTCATGTTTACGCTATTTGGGGAATATATTCAACATTATGGGAATGAAGTATGGATCGGAAGTCTGATCCAAATGATGTCCCACTTCGGCATTTCCGAGTCGTCCATTCGCGGGGCGGCGCTACGGATGGTGCAGCAGGAGTTTTTTGAGGTGCGGAAGATCGGCAATAATAGCTATTACTCCTTGACGCCAAAAGGAAAGCGGACGATGATGGACGGATTCACCCGCGTTTATTCGCTGCGGAACTATAAGTGGGATGGCCGTTGGCGTGTGTTAACGTATTCCGTTCCGGAGGAAAAGCGGGAGTTGCGCAGCCAAATCCGCAAAGAATTGAGTTTAATGGGGTTTGGTCTTATTTCCCACGGAACGTGGGCGAGTCCGAACCCGATTGAACCGCAAGTCATGGAATGGATTAAAGATTATCATTTGGAGCCGTATGTCATGTTGTTTACGGCCGACTCCATTGTGTCGCACAGCAACGAGCAAATTATCGAGCGCGGCTGGGATTTTGCCCATATCGCTAAAGAGTATGACCAGTTTATTGAAACGTACGGACGAAAGTATGAGGAGTTTCAAAAGCGGGCTTGGAACAATGAGCTGACCGACCGCGAATGTTTCATTGAACGGACGAGGCTCGTGCATGAGTATCGAAGCTTTTTCTTTATTGACCCAGGCTTTCCGCATGATTTATTGCCGGACGACTGGAGCGGGACGAGAGCGCGTGAGCTGTTTTTCAATGTCCATCAGCTTCTAGCTATTCCTGCCATCCGTTATTTCGAGACATTGTTTGAGCCTGCTCCGGACCGCGAGGAGACGTTTAATCGGGATAAAGCGATCAATCCGTTCATGGAGATGATTTAG
- a CDS encoding enoyl-CoA hydratase/isomerase family protein — MANAVTVEKQYLTVVKEEGIAEIHLHINKSNSYDLEFYKEFNAAIDDIRFDPDIKVVILMSDVPKFFSAGADINFLRSADPRFKTQFCLFCNETLDKIARSPQVYIACLEGHTVGGGLEMALACDLRFMGDEAGKIGLPEVTLGVLAGTGGTQRLARLVGYSRALDMNITGETITPQEALDIGLVNRVFPQAETRERTREYARKLVNSATYAISNIKLSIMNGKEMPLNVAIRYEGELQNLLFRSEDAKEGLSAFLEKRQPNWKGI, encoded by the coding sequence ATGGCGAATGCTGTAACAGTGGAGAAACAATATTTAACGGTGGTTAAAGAAGAGGGGATTGCAGAAATCCACTTGCACATCAACAAATCAAACTCGTACGACTTGGAGTTTTATAAAGAGTTCAACGCAGCGATCGATGACATCCGCTTCGATCCGGACATCAAAGTCGTCATTCTCATGAGCGATGTGCCGAAGTTTTTCTCGGCTGGGGCGGACATCAACTTTTTGCGGTCGGCCGACCCGCGGTTCAAAACGCAATTTTGCCTGTTCTGCAACGAGACGCTTGATAAGATCGCCCGCTCGCCGCAAGTGTACATCGCTTGCTTAGAAGGGCATACGGTCGGCGGCGGCTTGGAGATGGCGTTGGCGTGCGATTTGCGGTTTATGGGCGACGAAGCCGGAAAAATCGGGCTGCCGGAAGTGACGCTTGGCGTGTTGGCGGGAACGGGTGGAACGCAGCGGTTGGCTCGCTTGGTCGGCTATTCGCGGGCGCTGGATATGAACATCACAGGGGAAACGATCACGCCGCAAGAGGCGCTTGACATCGGGCTGGTGAACCGGGTGTTCCCGCAGGCGGAAACGAGAGAACGGACGCGGGAGTATGCGCGCAAACTCGTGAACAGCGCGACGTATGCGATTTCGAACATCAAGTTGTCGATCATGAACGGGAAAGAAATGCCGTTGAATGTGGCGATTCGCTACGAAGGCGAGCTGCAAAACTTGTTGTTCCGCTCGGAAGATGCGAAAGAAGGGTTGAGCGCCTTTTTGGAAAAACGCCAACCAAATTGGAAAGGGATTTAA
- a CDS encoding aldehyde dehydrogenase family protein — protein MKIKKHYPLFINGQYVESSNGEVFETVNPATEEVIATVAKATKEDVDRAVEAARAAFESGKWPKMTAAKRARLLNQIANLMRERFDDLVYAEVLNSGKTVDAAKGQIMQAIEDFEFYAAAAITLQGDTNQVPNGFFNYTVKEPVGVCGQIIPWNYPLMMAAWKVAPALAAGCTVVLKPASYTPITAYMLAEICHEAGVPEGVVNVITGSGSEIGPYMTEHPGIDKVAFTGETETGKDIMRRASGTLKRVTLELGGKSPNIVFDDCDIEAAVNGSLYGIFYNTGQSCEARSRLFVHEAIYDEFMEKFIEKASRVRVGNPFEKGVHMGAVISRSHQQVIDGYVKLAVEEGGEVLYGGKIPEGEEFAKGYWYMPTVIGNVKNEMRVAQEEIFGPVVVVMKFRDEEEVIRQANDTIFGLGSAVWTKDHGKAHRVASRIRAGIVMVNSPISAFPGTPFGGYKQSGFGRELALETLNLYTETKSVVSYIGSKPLNLFGI, from the coding sequence ATGAAGATCAAGAAGCATTATCCGCTGTTTATTAACGGCCAGTATGTCGAAAGCAGCAACGGCGAAGTGTTTGAGACGGTCAATCCGGCGACAGAAGAAGTGATTGCGACGGTCGCCAAGGCGACGAAAGAGGATGTCGACCGGGCTGTCGAAGCGGCGCGTGCAGCGTTTGAATCAGGAAAATGGCCGAAAATGACGGCGGCGAAACGGGCGCGCTTGCTTAATCAAATCGCGAATCTCATGAGGGAGCGGTTCGATGATTTAGTGTACGCTGAAGTGCTCAACAGCGGCAAAACGGTGGACGCGGCGAAAGGGCAAATTATGCAGGCCATTGAGGATTTTGAATTTTACGCAGCCGCGGCGATTACGCTGCAAGGGGATACGAACCAAGTCCCGAACGGGTTTTTCAACTATACGGTCAAAGAGCCGGTCGGCGTCTGCGGCCAAATCATCCCGTGGAACTATCCGCTGATGATGGCCGCTTGGAAGGTGGCGCCAGCCTTGGCGGCAGGGTGTACGGTTGTGTTAAAGCCAGCAAGTTATACGCCGATCACGGCTTATATGCTGGCGGAAATTTGCCATGAGGCCGGAGTGCCGGAGGGCGTCGTCAATGTGATTACGGGAAGCGGTTCCGAGATCGGGCCGTATATGACCGAACACCCGGGCATTGATAAAGTGGCGTTCACCGGGGAGACGGAAACGGGCAAAGACATTATGCGGCGCGCTTCGGGGACGTTGAAACGGGTAACGCTGGAATTAGGTGGGAAATCGCCGAACATCGTGTTTGACGACTGCGACATAGAAGCAGCGGTCAACGGTTCGCTTTACGGTATTTTTTACAATACCGGACAGTCGTGTGAAGCCCGCTCGCGGCTATTTGTACACGAAGCGATTTACGATGAATTCATGGAAAAATTTATCGAAAAGGCTTCCCGCGTCCGCGTCGGCAACCCGTTTGAAAAAGGGGTACATATGGGGGCGGTCATTTCGCGAAGCCACCAACAAGTGATCGACGGCTATGTGAAGCTGGCGGTGGAGGAGGGTGGCGAAGTTTTGTACGGCGGAAAAATTCCGGAAGGCGAAGAGTTCGCGAAAGGCTACTGGTATATGCCGACGGTAATCGGCAATGTCAAAAATGAAATGCGGGTGGCACAGGAAGAGATTTTCGGGCCGGTCGTTGTCGTGATGAAATTCCGCGATGAGGAAGAAGTTATCCGGCAGGCGAACGATACGATTTTTGGGTTAGGATCGGCCGTATGGACGAAAGACCACGGAAAAGCCCATCGTGTTGCTTCACGCATCCGGGCCGGGATCGTCATGGTCAACTCGCCAATTTCCGCCTTCCCGGGCACGCCGTTTGGCGGGTACAAACAGTCAGGATTTGGCCGTGAGCTGGCGCTTGAAACATTGAATTTGTACACTGAGACGAAAAGCGTCGTCTCGTATATCGGCAGCAAGCCGTTGAATTTATTCGGGATTTAA
- a CDS encoding alkaline phosphatase family protein, whose amino-acid sequence MPKRVIMLIIDSLMYPALEKAVGEGIAPAFQFFMEKGTVYPNVVTSFPTMSVTVDSSLLTGTYADVHRVPGLVWFHDEEKRLINYGSHVRELRKLGLLRALNDIFYRLNNEHLSGNIATVHEELAARGIETASINMLLYRGNTAHPLRLPALLSLFRPFRGGRKTQGPHLFTYGSFVRLGPSKQSGHFWQKYGFNNRFSAQELVHLIRTDRLPPFTIVYFPDMDKMVHKHGPLDTKGIAQTDKQLQAILNSYPSWEEALRGHHWIIMGDNGQAPVRADRNKALIDLRRLFHSYKVMALKHGVQQGDELVLAVNERMAFIYTLDLQRAPLAKLAEVLQQDERIDVIAWLEGDKAHVISGVRSGTLIFRPGGTQADEYGQCWDIQGELGVLDLATNGGRLSYGDYPDALARLYSSLTSHRGTFLIASAAPGFEFIGEGSPTHVGGASHGALHRHDSLVPMIVTGTKSAPKHLRVIDLKEWILSLLEEETGYEKGEANV is encoded by the coding sequence GTGCCAAAACGGGTTATAATGCTGATTATTGATTCATTAATGTATCCTGCCCTAGAGAAAGCGGTGGGCGAAGGAATAGCCCCAGCTTTTCAATTTTTCATGGAAAAAGGGACCGTATACCCGAACGTGGTGACTTCGTTTCCGACGATGTCGGTCACGGTCGACAGTTCGCTTTTGACCGGAACGTATGCGGACGTTCATCGGGTGCCCGGACTTGTTTGGTTTCATGACGAAGAGAAGCGGCTTATCAACTATGGAAGCCATGTACGGGAGTTACGAAAACTCGGTCTTTTGCGGGCACTCAATGATATTTTCTATCGTTTGAACAACGAACATTTAAGCGGAAACATCGCTACGGTCCATGAGGAGCTGGCGGCCAGGGGGATCGAGACCGCTTCCATCAACATGCTTTTGTATCGCGGAAACACGGCCCACCCGCTCCGTTTGCCGGCGCTGCTTTCTTTGTTCAGGCCATTTCGCGGCGGACGAAAAACGCAAGGCCCCCATCTGTTTACATACGGATCGTTTGTGCGGCTCGGCCCATCGAAACAAAGCGGCCACTTTTGGCAAAAGTACGGATTTAACAACCGCTTTTCCGCTCAAGAGCTCGTTCACCTCATTCGGACGGATCGCCTGCCGCCTTTTACCATTGTCTATTTTCCGGATATGGACAAAATGGTCCATAAACACGGGCCGCTGGATACAAAAGGCATCGCCCAAACAGACAAGCAACTGCAAGCCATCTTAAACAGTTATCCGAGTTGGGAGGAAGCGCTCCGTGGCCATCATTGGATTATCATGGGCGATAACGGGCAGGCACCGGTTCGCGCCGACCGAAACAAAGCGCTCATCGACTTGCGCCGGCTGTTTCACTCATATAAAGTGATGGCATTAAAACATGGGGTGCAACAAGGCGATGAGCTCGTGCTGGCGGTGAATGAACGCATGGCTTTTATTTATACGCTTGATTTGCAGCGGGCCCCATTAGCGAAGCTTGCCGAGGTGCTGCAGCAAGATGAGCGGATTGATGTCATCGCTTGGCTGGAAGGGGATAAGGCGCACGTCATTTCAGGCGTTCGGAGTGGAACGCTTATTTTCCGTCCCGGCGGAACACAGGCCGATGAATATGGACAGTGCTGGGATATCCAAGGAGAGCTTGGCGTGCTCGATTTGGCGACTAATGGGGGGCGTCTTTCATACGGCGACTATCCGGACGCGTTGGCCCGGCTGTACAGTTCCTTGACATCACACCGCGGGACTTTTTTGATTGCCAGTGCCGCCCCAGGGTTTGAATTTATCGGTGAAGGGTCGCCGACCCATGTAGGCGGAGCAAGCCATGGCGCGCTGCACCGCCACGATTCACTCGTGCCGATGATCGTCACAGGAACGAAGTCAGCGCCAAAGCATTTGCGTGTCATTGATCTGAAGGAATGGATTTTGTCGTTGCTCGAGGAGGAAACCGGGTATGAAAAAGGCGAAGCGAATGTGTGA
- a CDS encoding CapA family protein has translation MNARGKRRNAALVCMMSICLFSCSNAADRGVEEVLAAPTELAGQTIEHPPLPSPVDKAAVARAAAKAAAPSEVRIVVSAAGDVTLGRDENYGYVYSFDDEARKHGLRYFTKYIEPIFQKDDFTTVNLETTLTTSTRKASKKFRFRGHPSYAKVLTYGGIDAVNLANNHTYDYLQQGYNDTIANLKKEHIGYFGRTLRLLKTVKGIQIGALGYEGWSNTNTLRKQIVNDIRTLRKQGADLVLIHFHWGVERSYVPNSTQKALGRFAIDSGADLVVGHHPHVVQGIEEYKGKFIVYSLGNFMFGGNKNPSDKDTFVFQQVFSFQNGKRTAKKQIRIIPFRISSVTTRNNYQPMPLTGREATRVKSKIISLSAKVKKPTWTAYEVK, from the coding sequence ATGAATGCACGGGGCAAGAGGAGAAATGCAGCGCTTGTGTGTATGATGTCCATCTGTTTATTTTCATGCAGCAACGCGGCTGATCGCGGCGTCGAGGAAGTGCTGGCGGCACCAACCGAACTGGCGGGGCAAACAATCGAGCATCCACCGCTGCCGAGTCCTGTCGACAAAGCGGCGGTGGCGCGGGCAGCAGCAAAAGCGGCGGCGCCAAGTGAGGTGCGCATCGTCGTAAGCGCGGCAGGCGATGTGACGCTCGGGCGCGATGAGAACTACGGCTATGTGTACTCGTTTGATGACGAAGCGAGGAAGCATGGTTTGCGCTATTTTACAAAATACATTGAGCCGATCTTCCAAAAGGACGATTTTACGACCGTCAATTTGGAAACGACGTTGACGACCTCGACGCGCAAGGCGAGCAAGAAGTTTCGTTTCCGCGGTCACCCGAGTTATGCGAAAGTGTTAACGTACGGGGGCATCGATGCTGTAAACTTGGCCAATAATCATACATACGATTACTTGCAGCAGGGATATAACGACACGATTGCCAATCTTAAAAAAGAACATATCGGGTATTTCGGCCGCACCCTTCGGCTGTTGAAAACGGTGAAAGGAATCCAAATCGGGGCGCTTGGTTATGAGGGATGGAGCAACACGAACACATTGCGCAAGCAAATCGTCAATGACATCCGCACGCTACGGAAGCAAGGAGCCGATCTTGTTCTCATCCATTTCCACTGGGGAGTGGAACGGAGTTATGTGCCTAACAGCACGCAAAAGGCGCTCGGCCGCTTTGCGATCGACAGCGGCGCTGATTTGGTTGTCGGCCATCACCCGCACGTTGTGCAAGGGATCGAGGAGTATAAAGGCAAGTTTATTGTCTACAGTTTAGGGAATTTTATGTTTGGCGGAAACAAAAACCCGAGCGACAAAGATACGTTTGTCTTCCAGCAAGTGTTTTCTTTTCAAAACGGCAAGCGGACGGCGAAAAAACAAATCCGCATCATCCCGTTCCGCATTTCGTCAGTTACGACAAGAAACAACTACCAACCAATGCCGCTAACAGGCCGGGAAGCAACCCGGGTGAAAAGCAAAATTATTTCGCTGTCGGCGAAAGTGAAGAAGCCGACATGGACGGCGTACGAGGTCAAATGA
- a CDS encoding ABC transporter substrate-binding protein, with the protein MRKSWAGVLFFVLIWIVAGCSSEHAGQAAEGKTEVVFWHSMSGDLQTVLNDIVADFNQTHPEIEVKPVFQGTYEEALTKWNAVAGTKDAPTIMQTFEVGTKHMIDSGKITPVQTWIEKDKYDVSQWEKNIVNYYTVNGQIYSMPFNSSTPVLIYNKDAFREAGLDPEKPPLTYSELKEAAKKLTKKKGKETERYGFSILNYGWFFEEMVAVQGGLYVNNNNGRSGDATKAVFNGEQGKRVFELIRDMYEDGTFYNAGQNWDDMRAAFQAGKIAMYLDSSAGVKTLVNSSPFDVGVSYLPVPDDVERQGVVIGGASLWMMKGSSEEEQKAAWEFMKYLTTAPVQAEWHVRTGYFAINPAAYEEPRVKEEWEKYPQLKVTVDQLHETKPTPATQGALIAVFPESRQHVVKAMERLYEGVDPQEALDQAATETSKALRAR; encoded by the coding sequence ATGAGAAAGAGTTGGGCCGGTGTTTTGTTTTTCGTGCTTATTTGGATTGTGGCGGGATGTTCAAGTGAACATGCTGGTCAGGCGGCGGAAGGCAAAACGGAAGTGGTGTTTTGGCACTCGATGAGCGGGGATTTGCAAACAGTGCTGAACGATATTGTAGCGGATTTTAACCAAACTCACCCGGAGATTGAGGTAAAGCCGGTATTTCAAGGCACGTATGAAGAAGCGTTGACGAAATGGAATGCGGTGGCAGGGACGAAAGATGCGCCAACGATCATGCAGACGTTTGAAGTCGGGACAAAGCACATGATTGACAGCGGAAAGATTACCCCGGTGCAAACGTGGATCGAGAAAGACAAGTACGATGTTTCGCAATGGGAGAAAAACATTGTCAATTATTATACGGTGAACGGGCAGATTTACTCGATGCCCTTTAACTCCTCCACCCCCGTGCTGATTTATAATAAGGATGCGTTCCGTGAAGCGGGGCTTGATCCGGAAAAGCCGCCGTTAACCTATAGCGAGTTGAAAGAAGCGGCGAAAAAGCTGACGAAGAAGAAAGGAAAGGAGACAGAACGGTACGGATTCTCCATTTTGAACTACGGATGGTTTTTTGAGGAAATGGTGGCCGTACAAGGAGGGCTGTATGTAAACAACAACAACGGCCGGAGCGGTGATGCGACGAAAGCAGTATTTAATGGAGAACAGGGGAAACGTGTCTTTGAGTTGATTCGGGACATGTACGAAGACGGTACATTTTACAACGCCGGCCAAAATTGGGACGATATGCGTGCTGCTTTCCAAGCAGGAAAAATCGCGATGTATTTGGATTCATCGGCTGGTGTAAAAACGTTGGTGAACAGCTCGCCGTTTGATGTTGGTGTTTCGTATTTGCCTGTTCCGGACGACGTCGAGCGTCAAGGTGTCGTGATCGGCGGCGCTTCGCTTTGGATGATGAAAGGAAGCAGTGAAGAGGAACAAAAAGCGGCGTGGGAGTTCATGAAATACTTGACGACGGCTCCGGTCCAGGCCGAATGGCATGTACGTACAGGCTATTTTGCCATCAACCCGGCTGCGTACGAGGAACCGAGGGTGAAAGAAGAATGGGAGAAGTATCCACAGCTCAAAGTAACGGTGGATCAGTTGCATGAAACGAAGCCTACCCCCGCTACTCAAGGAGCGCTCATAGCCGTCTTCCCTGAATCGAGACAGCATGTCGTGAAAGCGATGGAACGGTTGTATGAAGGAGTGGATCCGCAAGAAGCGCTTGATCAGGCAGCGACGGAGACAAGCAAAGCGTTGCGTGCGCGGTGA
- a CDS encoding carbohydrate ABC transporter permease, with protein MRVVRTTVYYALLCLCSMVILFPIAYAFLMSLMDGAAILGGRVWPEEWAWTNYEDAFKQAPLGRYLWNSFLVASVITVGRLIVSSLAAFAFVFLRFPGRDRWFYVCIATMLVPWEATVIPNFLTIQALGWTNHYIGLIVPFWAMAFGIFLLRQQFKQIPYELYEAAQLSGIGNFRFFCRIVLPLSKTGLVTLAIYSFLDAWNMYLWPLLVTNDNGVRTVQIGLKQLQTQEIASSWGVVMAAAIVAMLPTLLLLFVGQKQLRKGLMRGAIQ; from the coding sequence ATGAGAGTGGTGCGGACAACCGTTTATTATGCGTTACTATGCTTATGTTCGATGGTGATTTTGTTTCCGATCGCTTACGCTTTTCTGATGAGCTTGATGGATGGGGCGGCTATTTTAGGGGGGCGCGTATGGCCTGAGGAGTGGGCATGGACGAATTATGAAGATGCGTTTAAGCAAGCACCGCTCGGACGTTATCTATGGAACAGCTTTCTCGTTGCTTCGGTCATTACAGTAGGACGCCTTATTGTTTCGAGCTTAGCCGCTTTTGCTTTTGTGTTTCTCCGTTTTCCGGGTCGGGATCGGTGGTTTTATGTTTGCATCGCCACCATGCTCGTCCCATGGGAAGCCACGGTGATTCCCAACTTTTTGACCATTCAAGCGCTTGGATGGACAAACCACTACATAGGGCTTATTGTGCCGTTTTGGGCGATGGCGTTTGGCATCTTTTTATTGCGCCAACAATTTAAGCAAATTCCGTACGAACTGTACGAGGCGGCACAGTTATCCGGCATCGGGAATTTCCGCTTTTTTTGCCGCATCGTGCTGCCGCTTTCAAAAACGGGTTTGGTAACACTGGCTATTTACAGTTTTTTAGACGCTTGGAATATGTATTTATGGCCGCTGTTGGTCACAAATGATAACGGTGTCCGCACTGTGCAGATCGGGCTCAAGCAACTGCAGACACAGGAAATTGCCAGCAGTTGGGGTGTCGTTATGGCAGCAGCCATCGTCGCGATGTTGCCGACACTGCTGCTGTTGTTTGTTGGCCAGAAACAATTGCGTAAAGGGCTTATGCGCGGAGCGATTCAATAA
- a CDS encoding carbohydrate ABC transporter permease produces the protein MNERVSPAFPPPQWSARIERATRYAAIKSWFEGMAYLLPSLLLFGVFLFYPLGRTVYLSVFHTDYQGRPTEFAGLAHFAALLQDPSFWHSLKATVLFAVFTVPTTVIISFSLALLVHEKRKGIGIFRTIFASTMAMSVGVASVIWMFMYNPAIGVINRLLSAIGGTPVSWLLDPDTALYAVAVTTIWMNIGFTFLLLLAGLENIDPSLYESARVMGMSYWRQLWTVTVPLVSPTLFFVTTVSLIQALQTFGQIDFLTKGGPVEATNVFVYAIYREAFVNYQFGPASAQALLLFLIIALVTFLQFRFAERKVHYQ, from the coding sequence ATGAATGAGCGTGTTTCGCCGGCCTTTCCACCGCCACAATGGTCGGCCCGCATAGAGCGGGCAACGCGCTATGCTGCGATCAAATCGTGGTTCGAGGGCATGGCCTATCTTCTTCCTTCACTTCTTCTGTTTGGCGTGTTTCTTTTTTATCCGTTAGGGAGGACGGTGTATTTAAGTGTATTTCACACCGATTATCAAGGGCGGCCGACAGAATTTGCCGGTTTGGCGCATTTTGCCGCCTTGCTTCAAGATCCTTCGTTTTGGCACAGCCTCAAGGCAACGGTTTTATTTGCCGTGTTCACTGTTCCTACAACCGTCATCATCTCGTTTAGTTTGGCGCTGCTTGTGCATGAAAAACGGAAAGGGATCGGGATTTTCCGGACGATTTTTGCTTCTACAATGGCAATGAGTGTGGGAGTTGCTTCCGTGATTTGGATGTTTATGTACAATCCGGCGATTGGGGTCATCAATCGCCTGTTGTCCGCAATCGGCGGCACTCCGGTTTCGTGGCTCCTTGATCCGGATACGGCATTGTATGCGGTAGCGGTGACGACGATTTGGATGAATATTGGGTTCACGTTTTTGTTGTTGCTGGCCGGTTTGGAAAACATCGACCCATCTTTGTACGAAAGTGCCCGCGTCATGGGCATGAGTTATTGGCGTCAGCTGTGGACAGTGACCGTGCCTCTTGTATCCCCAACATTGTTTTTTGTCACGACTGTTTCACTCATTCAAGCGTTGCAAACATTTGGGCAAATCGACTTTTTAACAAAGGGCGGTCCAGTTGAAGCTACAAATGTGTTCGTTTACGCGATTTACCGGGAGGCATTCGTCAATTATCAGTTCGGGCCCGCGAGCGCGCAAGCCTTGCTGCTCTTTCTGATCATCGCCCTAGTCACCTTTTTGCAGTTTCGGTTTGCCGAGAGGAAGGTGCACTACCAATGA